The Antechinus flavipes isolate AdamAnt ecotype Samford, QLD, Australia chromosome 5, AdamAnt_v2, whole genome shotgun sequence DNA segment ACATTGTGCAAACAGATATAGAACAAGAATCTACTAATGCTTTGGAAAGTTTTGTTGAACATACAAACAGTGAGGAACttaaagaaaattgtgaaaaagaACTAGATACTGTAAAGAAGTCATATTCTGATTCCTGTAACCAAGAACCTGCTGTGGTagttgaagaagaaattaaggaaattgaaaGCAAGAATACCGATGCTGATATTTTGTATTTAGAAAATGAACATTCTAAGAACATTACTGAGAAACTAAATGAACCAATAGAAACTCAAGTTAAAGCACCTGAACCTCTAGAAGTTGAGGTAAATGCAAGTGCACCCATAGAAAGTCATCAGAATGAACTGCTTGCACATTCAAAATCTGAGGATGATGTACAGCAGCTTAGTGATAGTCTCAGAGATGACTTATGTGAGAATACAGAATCAGAAGTAAATGAAGATCAATATAGAGAAAGTCTTAAAGTGAATACTCTTGACCATATTGATTCTGAGATAAAAATACCACATGTAGAGAGTTCTGAGGCTGAGTCCCTTAAGTGTGAAGAAATATTACCATCGGAAGCTCTTACTCCTCAGAGCCCAAAAGTTGAATTACTTGATGATACAGAATTTGTTGAACTGAAGTGTCCTGGAAATGAAGAAAGCACAACAGTTTgttcaaataatgaaaattttaaaagtattgaagATAGTAATAGTTTGTTAAAAGATATTCTTCCATCGGATAATGATAAATTAGACAAGTCTTTAGAAGAAAAGTCTGAATTTCTTAGTGCAGAGAATAAAAATACAGAATTGTCTAACTTAGATGCTGAACAGCTCCCCAAACATTTTAATgaagacaataatgaaacaataccTATGGAATGTGACTCATTTTGTAGTGACCAAAATGAATCTGAAAGTGAATTAACTGTCAGTGCTGAAATCAAACTGGAGGAAAGTTCTCAAGATAATACCCAAGATTCTGATCTTGTAAGTGAAAAGAATGCAAAGCTTACTCATGAGGCTGAAAATTCTGTAGTTTCAGTAGATAAGGCTAAAAAACCTCGAACTAGAAGATCTAGATTTCATTCTCCTTCTACAACATGGTCTCCTAGCAAAGACATTGTACGAGAAAGAAAACGATCTCAGTCTCGGTCTCCTAAAAAAGATAGTGGAAAAGAACGCAGAAAATCTCATTCACAATCTCCTAAAATAGAAGTTACCCGAGGTCGGAGGCGATCTCGGTCTCAATCTCGATCTCCAAAGAGGGATGTTGCAAGAGAGAGGAAACGATCTCAGTCTTGGTCTCCAAAAAGAGAGGAAGGTAGGAAGTCTCAGTCCCTTTCTCCTAAGAGAGACACTTCAAGAGAAAGCAGACGATCTCAATCAAGAACAAAAGATTCCCCCTCAAGAGAGAAATCTAGGTCTCGAAgtagagatagagaaaatgatAGAGATGGGCAAAGAAGAGATCGTGTTAGGGAAAGAAGGGCCAGAAGGTGGTCTAGGTCCAGATCTCGTTCTCGATCTTGTTCAAGATCTAGAACAAAAAGTAATAAGCCATCCTTTAGTAGAAATGACAGAGACAGCTACTCTCCTCGGTGGAAGGAAAGATGGACAAATGATAACTGGAGGTTTCCCAGGGGAAATGATAGGTACAGAAAGAATGAACAAGACAAAcagaatgaaaatttgaaaaaagaaaaaaatgaagttaatccAGATACTGATGAACATTGTTCTgctgacaaaaatagaaatgattgccCAGACTGGATAACTGAAAGAATAAATTCTGGTCCTGACCCAAGGACTAGGAATACAGAGAAATTTAAAGATTCTCATTGGGAAGAAAATAGACATGATAATTCAGGGAAATCTTGGAATAAAAACTTCGGTTCCAGTTGGATGTCAAACCGGGGCAGGGGCAACCGAGGCAGAGGCACCTTCAGAGCAGGTTTTGGACATGCTGAACAGAATGAGAATAGATGGCAAAATAGAAAACCCCTCTCAGGAAATTCAAATAGTTCAGGGAATGAGTCATCAAAGTTTGTTGAACAGCAACCCTATAGGCGTAAAAGTGAGCAAGAATTTTCATTTGATACCCCTGCTGATAGGTCAGGTTGGACTTCTGCATCTAGTTGGGCTGTAAGAAAAACTTTGCCTGCTGATGTACAGAATTACTATtcaagaagagggaggaattccTCAGGCCCACAGTCTGGATGGATGAGGCAAGAAGAGGAAACATCTGATCAAGGTagtatatttttaccttttttgttcattaattgttagtttttaaaagaaggtaATGATTGACAATTTGATCTATCATCATTCTTCTTTCCCCACATGGCTTGTTTATGATAGTGAACTAAAGTTGTACTTCATTTATActttaagaaacatttaaattGTAATAGGTTGAATTCCATATTTCACAAGCATTCTCAAAAGACTACTTAATTCAAGTAATATTCAGTGCAGCAAAGTTTGATacaaaatcctattttctatagaatttgtcatttaaaataacagaaatttGAGCAGTTTGTGGAATTCATTAAATAGTTTAACCTATATGTTATTTAGATCAGTATACTAAAAATATTTCAGATTATAGTTTATATTCAAACTGACATCTgttgaaagttttttttgttttgttttgaaatcacTATAAGTGTCAGGCAAATGTGAAATCATCTCTCCTCTTAAGAAGTAAATTACgcattcatttttatgttttatatgagaaaaatatttggctAAAATTACAAAATCTTATATTTCCATTGACTAATAGTTTTATCTAGCATTTAAGGGCCATTAGCATATGAACCTTGTTTTTAAATTGTggtttttgtttaatttgttgTCGTTAGGTGGCATCAGAAAATTATCCTGTGTTAGAAATTACATAagaatttttaggatttttattcGTAATGGTCATAGTATTGAACAAACTTTGGATTCACTTTTGATAGGCTCGtgattcaattatttaaaatgagCTTTGAATGTAGTATTTAGTTGTTCCTTACTGCCTTAATGAAGTTATAGTTTTGAATTTTATTAGTTGCAAATAACCTATCAgaagatcttttttttcattttatatacacacacacatatatatgtatatatatatatacacacacacacacacacacacacacacgtatatatatgtacgtatgtattttaaaatatcttttatatatttggtGAGGGTTGGGGAACTATATGTGTGTTGGGATATATCTGTGGATCAAAATGtatctgacattttttttaaagtaatttttttctttctgatagaTCAAAACCTCAAAGACCAAACCAACCAACAAGGTGATGGAACTCAGCTTCCTATAACTATGATGCCGCAACAAATGAATGTAATGCAACAACAAATGAATGCACACCACCAAACTATGAATATCTTCCCATATCCAGTGGGTGTTCATGCTCCCTTGATGAACATCCAACGTAATCCATTTAACATTCATCCTCAGCTACCCATGCATCTCCATACAGGAGTGCCTCTCATGCAGGTAGCTGCTCCTACCAATGTGTCTCAGggattaccaccaccaccaccccctcccccgcCATCCCAACAAGTCAACTACATTGCTTCACAGCCAGATGGAAAGCAATCACAGGTATGTTTTTTAGCAACTAAGATTTAAACACCCCAATCACTTTGAAACAAAATTTAGCCAATGGTGTCAGATGTCAAAGAAAAAGCTTCTTGACAtacaaaaaattgttttgacgaatcttaattattttcttcctcccaatatttgatataaaaatgaattgatgaattctaaaatttaaatctatattgTCCCAaaccaatatatatgtatatactttcaTTCAACAGTCAGATGGATATCtaataatcacattttaaaataacaatttttttttgataaaaattacAATCAAGTTGAAGGCTAAattctctgtatttattttaatgtCGTCTCCACATTATGGGGAAACATTTGGTGATGAAATAATGTGATGAAGCTTGTGTTGTCTTGTTCGGACAAACTCTAGGTAAATACGTTCATTATCCATTAATGTCTGTCCTTCATATTCACttgaaaaaaagggggaaggtgAAGAAAATTTTGCCATTAGATTCTTGTGTAAAAGGTTTGCATGGGTAGGAATAAGTAttcttgttattttcttgcaATAAAGTCGTGcaaaaagttagaaaataaaaattcaatgtaATGTCTGCATTctagaaattttagaaaactCACAATAATGCAATATGGGTTAGTTCAAAGAACAGAGGACTTAGCGTTTCAGAatgcaatggatttttttttttaattttcataaccaCTGAATTCATTTGACCTTGATACCTCATTtccttcattgtttttatttttaaggcattttcaCTCATAGATGTGAcaagttattttcttaaaaaatctATACATAAAAGA contains these protein-coding regions:
- the SCAF11 gene encoding protein SCAF11 isoform X1 → MKKNNNISNVGDEEREDIEGEENRMYPHSVVIPYEEADKCPICLSCMLEKEVGFPENCNHIFCITCILKWAETLPSCPIDRKPFQSVYKFNALEGCVKVRIERQLRETDDKKNESSFKKQDSCSVYIKSCMRKNADVKRNLLSAKLYKDLKKMHRNTSNNEISKRKATSIKINKPQRQNCPNHCFRNYFSSVFSSDNHTGESSCSFRSHCTGFTELAEINSVIRQKRQELQLSWFPDTLPGIARIGFIPWMAGAEILPLVSSLLPGTIFPMNTISLEDFGSSCKEHVLAHTQGGEEKKQTSGTSNSRGTRRKPAETTPRRRSTRNMKTETVSQPQNSPISNNSECDAPDSNNSSINISTSADSKKQNKSVTKRKPKRRTRKAPVVKKKLRSSSSLPEKSSSSDSADEEVIESDTLPVLDKESISNIESCNSCDIVQTDIEQESTNALESFVEHTNSEELKENCEKELDTVKKSYSDSCNQEPAVVVEEEIKEIESKNTDADILYLENEHSKNITEKLNEPIETQVKAPEPLEVEVNASAPIESHQNELLAHSKSEDDVQQLSDSLRDDLCENTESEVNEDQYRESLKVNTLDHIDSEIKIPHVESSEAESLKCEEILPSEALTPQSPKVELLDDTEFVELKCPGNEESTTVCSNNENFKSIEDSNSLLKDILPSDNDKLDKSLEEKSEFLSAENKNTELSNLDAEQLPKHFNEDNNETIPMECDSFCSDQNESESELTVSAEIKLEESSQDNTQDSDLVSEKNAKLTHEAENSVVSVDKAKKPRTRRSRFHSPSTTWSPSKDIVRERKRSQSRSPKKDSGKERRKSHSQSPKIEVTRGRRRSRSQSRSPKRDVARERKRSQSWSPKREEGRKSQSLSPKRDTSRESRRSQSRTKDSPSREKSRSRSRDRENDRDGQRRDRVRERRARRWSRSRSRSRSCSRSRTKSNKPSFSRNDRDSYSPRWKERWTNDNWRFPRGNDRYRKNEQDKQNENLKKEKNEVNPDTDEHCSADKNRNDCPDWITERINSGPDPRTRNTEKFKDSHWEENRHDNSGKSWNKNFGSSWMSNRGRGNRGRGTFRAGFGHAEQNENRWQNRKPLSGNSNSSGNESSKFVEQQPYRRKSEQEFSFDTPADRSGWTSASSWAVRKTLPADVQNYYSRRGRNSSGPQSGWMRQEEETSDQDQNLKDQTNQQGDGTQLPITMMPQQMNVMQQQMNAHHQTMNIFPYPVGVHAPLMNIQRNPFNIHPQLPMHLHTGVPLMQVAAPTNVSQGLPPPPPPPPPSQQVNYIASQPDGKQSQGIPSASHVGNNTSTPVLPTQTANPGNMGPFQGPSSGNASSSSHSKAPNAGVKLAESKVSVTVEASADSSKTDKKLQIQEKAAQEVKLAIKPFYQNKDITKEEYKEIVRKAVDKVCHSKSGEVNSAKVANLVKAYVDKYKHSRKGSQKKNPEEPASTEKKIG
- the SCAF11 gene encoding protein SCAF11 isoform X2; protein product: MKKNNNISNVGDEEREDIEGEENRMYPHSVVIPYEEADKCPICLSCMLEKEVGFPENCNHIFCITCILKWAETLPSCPIDRKPFQSVYKFNALEGCVKVRIERQLRETDDKKNESSFKKQDSCSVYIKSCMRKNADVKRNLLSAKLYKDLKKMHRNTSNNEISKRKATSIKINKPQRQNCPNHCFRNYFSSVFSSDNHTGESSCSFRSHCTGFTELAEINSVIRQKRQELQLSWFPDTLPGIARIGFIPWMAGAEILPLVSSLLPGTIFPMNTISLEDFGSSCKEHVLAHTQGGEEKKQTSGTSNSRGTRRKPAETTPRRRSTRNMKTETVSQPQNSPISNNSECDAPDSNNSSINISTSADSKKQNKSVTKRKPKRRTRKAPVVKKKLRSSSSLPEKSSSSDSADEEVIESDTLPVLDKESISNIESCNSCDIVQTDIEQESTNALESFVEHTNSEELKENCEKELDTVKKSYSDSCNQEPAVVVEEEIKEIESKNTDADILYLENEHSKNITEKLNEPIETQVKAPEPLEVEVNASAPIESHQNELLAHSKSEDDVQQLSDSLRDDLCENTESEVNEDQYRESLKVNTLDHIDSEIKIPHVESSEAESLKCEEILPSEALTPQSPKVELLDDTEFVELKCPGNEESTTVCSNNENFKSIEDSNSLLKDILPSDNDKLDKSLEEKSEFLSAENKNTELSNLDAEQLPKHFNEDNNETIPMECDSFCSDQNESESELTVSAEIKLEESSQDNTQDSDLVSEKNAKLTHEAENSVVSVDKAKKPRTRRSRFHSPSTTWSPSKDIVRERKRSQSRSPKKDSGKERRKSHSQSPKIEVTRGRRRSRSQSRSPKRDVARERKRSQSWSPKREEGRKSQSLSPKRDTSRESRRSQSRTKDSPSREKSRSRSRDRENDRDGQRRDRVRERRARRWSRSRSRSRSCSRSRTKSNKPSFSRNDRDSYSPRWKERWTNDNWRFPRGNDRYRKNEQDKQNENLKKEKNEVNPDTDEHCSADKNRNDCPDWITERINSGPDPRTRNTEKFKDSHWEENRHDNSGKSWNKNFGSSWMSNRGRGNRGRGTFRAGFGHAEQNENRWQNRKPLSGNSNSSGNESSKFVEQQPYRRKSEQEFSFDTPADRSGWTSASSWAVRKTLPADVQNYYSRRGRNSSGPQSGWMRQEEETSDQDQNLKDQTNQQGDGTQLPITMMPQQMNVMQQQMNAHHQTMNIFPYPVGVHAPLMNIQRNPFNIHPQLPMHLHTGVPLMQVAAPTNVSQGLPPPPPPPPPSQQVNYIASQPDGKQSQGIPSASHVGNNTSTPVLPTQTANPGNMGPFQGPSSGNASSSSHSKAPNAGVKLAESKKLQIQEKAAQEVKLAIKPFYQNKDITKEEYKEIVRKAVDKVCHSKSGEVNSAKVANLVKAYVDKYKHSRKGSQKKNPEEPASTEKKIG